In Brevundimonas subvibrioides, a genomic segment contains:
- a CDS encoding alpha-ketoacid dehydrogenase subunit beta, with protein MVDQAEAPAPVAPDGGIVPMNMIQALNSALHVKMAEDPNVLSFGEDTGYFGGVFRVTDQLQQKHGLTRSFDTPISECGLVAAAIGMGAYGLRPVVEIQFADYIYPAYDQIVSEAAKMRYRSGGQFTAPIVVRSPYGGGIFGGQTHSQSPESLFTHIAGLKVVIPSNPHDAKGLLTAAIEDDDPVIFLEPKRLYNGPFDGWHKNPVSPWKAQASAQVPTGKYTVPLGKAAVVREGSDVTILCYGTMVWVSLAGAEHAGVDAEVIDLRTLVPLDIETIEASVKKTGRCVIVHEAPKTSGYGAELSALVQERCFYHLEAPIGRVAGWDTPYPHAFEWEYFPGPERVATALKAVMSGGAR; from the coding sequence ATGGTCGATCAGGCGGAGGCCCCGGCCCCGGTCGCACCCGACGGTGGCATCGTGCCCATGAACATGATCCAGGCGCTGAACTCGGCCCTGCACGTCAAGATGGCCGAAGACCCGAATGTGCTCAGCTTCGGGGAGGACACGGGCTATTTCGGCGGGGTCTTCCGCGTGACCGACCAGCTGCAGCAGAAGCACGGCCTGACGCGCAGCTTCGATACGCCGATCAGCGAATGCGGCCTGGTCGCCGCCGCCATCGGCATGGGGGCCTATGGCCTGCGCCCGGTGGTCGAGATCCAGTTCGCCGACTACATCTATCCGGCCTATGACCAGATCGTCTCCGAAGCGGCCAAGATGCGCTATCGCTCGGGCGGGCAGTTCACCGCGCCGATCGTGGTGCGCAGCCCCTATGGCGGCGGTATCTTCGGCGGCCAGACCCACAGTCAGAGCCCCGAGAGCCTGTTCACCCATATCGCCGGGCTGAAGGTCGTCATTCCGTCCAACCCCCATGACGCCAAGGGCCTGCTGACCGCCGCGATCGAGGACGACGATCCGGTCATCTTCCTGGAGCCCAAGCGGCTCTACAACGGCCCCTTCGACGGCTGGCACAAAAACCCGGTCAGCCCGTGGAAGGCGCAGGCCTCCGCCCAGGTGCCGACCGGCAAATACACCGTGCCGCTGGGCAAGGCGGCGGTGGTCCGGGAGGGGTCCGACGTCACCATCCTGTGCTACGGCACCATGGTCTGGGTCAGCTTGGCCGGGGCCGAGCACGCGGGCGTGGACGCCGAGGTCATCGACCTGCGCACCCTCGTCCCGCTCGACATCGAAACCATCGAGGCCAGCGTGAAGAAGACCGGCCGCTGCGTGATCGTGCACGAGGCACCAAAAACGTCCGGGTACGGAGCAGAGCTGTCGGCCCTGGTCCAGGAACGCTGCTTCTATCACCTGGAAGCCCCGATCGGCCGCGTCGCCGGCTGGGACACCCCCTATCCGCACGCCTTCGAGTGGGAGTATTTCCCGGGGCCGGAACGGGTCGCCACGGCGCTGAAAGCCGTGATGAGCGGGGGAGCCCGCTGA